The following DNA comes from Anopheles arabiensis isolate DONGOLA chromosome 3, AaraD3, whole genome shotgun sequence.
AGGCAGATTGCACATCGAGCACATGACAGTGCGCATGATGTGAGCGCTTTTTTTATCGGCCAAGGTCTATAGATATGTGTGATGGTGTCAGTTGTGTGGATTGGTTCAGTGTTGAGTGTGAAGATTGATAAGGAACGAACGTACGTGTCAATAGCACCCAATCTATCGCAGTAAAAATTAGCCCATAAATACGTTTACCTAGGTTATGGTCATTTGTGAAAGTAGAATGTACGTTTGTCTGCTCTAAACACGATATCTGTCTTATTGGTCTCAAACTTGTGACATATAATCTCTGACGCAAATGCTGCTGAAGCAAGCGACCTTCTCAATTTGCTGGAATGGAAACAATCTTATTTTTAGTAAAATAGTAAATCATTATTTaacatgataaaaaaaatcacattttgcCTATTTTTTGTTCCCCCTTTTGCTTGCAGACCTAAATGAGCCCATCGAGGATGGCAGATTATGGCGACTAAtcctttcaagcaagcgccCGCAGTACCCAGCACGACCCAAAGCAGCAACACACCGCACAGTTACGATGAACCGGACACACCGCCATACTGTACGTACGCTTCCGCAGCAACACCGACCACAGGCAGCGGCGGTACGACGAGCGCgaccgacagcagcagcagcagcaacagtatcCTGAAGCAGCGCGCGACCTGTGCCTGCTCGAACATCAGCATTATGCAGCTGTTCCACGAGATGAAGCAGAAGTACCCAACCGTACCGGACACGGTCGTGTCCGAGCTGGTGACGCAGAACTGTCACGATCGGCCGGCCTGCATCGGCAAGCTGGAGGAGGCCGTGCTGGGAACGCCCGCCCAAACGACCTACCCGGCACAGTCGATACACAGTGGCAGCCTGAAGCGGCGCGAACGGAAGCTGGGCGGTGGCAACGGCCGGTCAGACGgcagctacagcagcagcaacagcagcagcaacagcagccgggAGAGCAGTGTCGACAGTAGCAGGCTACAGGGAACTGCATGCCCCGCCACGTcgcctcagcagcagcagcagtaccaacAGGGAGCTTCGATGGCCGGGAATCACACTGGCTACAGTGATAGTAGATTTATAGTAGAGAACcgaagtgctgctgctggtggtggtggtggtggttcgccTGCGAATCGTCCTACCACGTTGGCCGTACGTCCACCGGCGGGTGGCTACTACGGTGGCGGTGGTCCGCGTAccacgccaccaccaccgatgcGACCGAACCGAACGGCACCACCGTGTCCACAGCCGTCGGGGCACAGCAATGGTTCGCTGACGACTTCCACCATCACGACGACGGCGAGCAGCAGTGCCGAGCTGGGCGAAACGGTGAACCTGCAGGTGAACGTGACCGTATCGCCCAAGGCCGGCCCCGGGCCGGTAATGATCGGTGGGCAGCAGCGGCACACATCGACGATCTCGCTCCAACCGGAACCGCCGTACTCGCGGGAGCTCGCCCAAGTCAGCAGTACCTTCagtgggggtggtggtgctgctgctcctacTGCTATCGCTGGCACACCGGGAGGACCCGCCCGGGGTGGATCGAATGGGGGGCCTGCTGCCGCTAACGGCAACGGTGGCCGTAGCTCTACCTCCGTCAACCTTACCCTACGGCAGCCGACCGATGGTCGACCGCGCACACCGATCCACATCCACGCCAGTCCGCTCAAGTATACGGCGAAAAACTTTAACGCCCAGTCCGGCATCCAGTCCAAGCTGGAGGTGACGTTTCGCGACGGGTTCGGGTCGTTCAGTGCGATGCGCGCCCAGGTGCCGGGCTATGAGCAGCAGAtgtcgaacagcagcagcagcagtagcccGCAACGACTGCAGCCGGAACGGGAAGCGTCCGATGTGTCGCTGCCGGACGGGCACAGTGGGTGGTATCATCAGTCGCCAGCCGCCAGTAGCAGCCGGGTGCCGCTACCGTACATGCTTTCGGGCTTTCCGCCACCGCTCTGCTCCTCCTCGCCACTGCCGAACGTGTCGGCGGCACATCAACTGCAGACTGGTCGGGGGGCGATGGCTGCTTCGCTGTACGGTGATGTTGGTCGGCTAGAGAACGATGGACTGTCGAAGGAAATGCGGTACCAGAATTTCGTAGTTGCAGGTAAGGCTGATCGGTGCGCgagaatgtttttaaatataagaGCACCTTAGAGCACGCATTAGGATGTTAATGAAAAAAGCTCTCTGTAGAAAAATTTGGGAGTGGAAAATTATTTATGGCACTTTTTTTAACGCATTACATGGTTTACAGAGTCAGTTTCCAATTTGAAAGCACGCGAGATGTTTTTTCAACAGCTAGCagatatttcatttctattACAACAATTGTTCTGTTAATTTCTCATTTTCACCACGTAACTGTCTTAATTCTGTTGGATAaaattgcttttaaaaaaTTTGATTTGTTGATATTGATGTATgaaattacagggttttccaggacaCTTTCCATAAAGTACATCATTATTCGCCGtatgcaagatgtttttcaacagctttcaCCTATTGTAATgacaacacaaacaatttcaattcTTACATAAGactttcaacacatcacaaaaaaCTGTAGCTTGAgctgtgttgaaaatcatgtggaagaactaaaaaaatattgtgatACAAAtccaacatttgacagctgttggaaaacatttcgtaggaaatgaaaaatgttgttggCATTAGAACTATCAAGCTAGATTGAATTTGTAAATTATctttgatgtgttgaaaatcatgtggaagaacttAAATGTTATTGTGATGCCACCAATACTATACGTGactgctgttgaaaaacatcttgcaagtGGTGCataatgatgtgcacattgaaaagtgacttgaaaacccctgtaGACAGATGAAATCTGTTTTATTTCCATCGTAATAATTGTTATAAAGTTCCATCACATGATTTCCGACACACTACAATCTGAACTGGGTTCGTGGTATTCGGTATTCGTGTTTCGTAACATCACTTGTAGCGTCccatttagaaaaaaatgaagatgcattttaattgattGAAGTGTCAGAAATACTTaagtttaatataaaaaatcaatattttttctgCTTAAATTAGGtgtctttttttctaatcATGTGTCTCACATGTGATTATCGTAATCCCCAATTGCGTCATAAGGTTTCTAGAAAGTATGCTAACATTGTCAGAACCCCTGGCAAGCCCTCAATGAGAAGCCCTGTGATGATGTGCTCATATTAGAAAGGCTCTAAAACCCCTGTAATTCTGTACACAATAAAACCTGACTTGGATACCCTGTAAGGCATGTAGAAATTCATGTCCTAGAACTGAGTAAAAGTTGtgacgaaaataaaatatgtttcaaaaacatcatttcgAGTAGTGAATAATAATGCTGATTTCACATTGGATAGTGAGACTGCGTTAACCCAGTTTTTAGTCAAATCATATTTATTTGAGCTTGCTATTGATTATAACAGCACCATTGGTCGATTCACTAGCTAAACACAGAGATTTTGTGCAAGTGTAGGAAAATGAAATTCTAGCCCTAATTAAAATACGAGATTAGAACTCAGGACAGACATGTTGTTTAAAGCGGTGCATATATTGATTATGCCACGACGTGAATCGTCGTTACGTGCGTTATAATTGTAAGTGGTATCTCTCGGATGTAGTGATCGTCATCGATTCCGTCATTTGATGGAGAGCTGTTATCAATTTATGAGGAAATGTAACTACTTGCGTTATTCTACTGAAGTGATCGGTTCAGTGCAACCATCAACttgaccttttttttcaatcgaaccaaaaacacacataatatGATTTAATAATACTGCTGATAAGCTTGATGTATTGCTGTTAGTTACTGGGAAAAAGTAACAGAAGATTACGCGTTCCAATCTGTTTTCACCGGGAGCGTCAATCAGAAGTTACAGTAATCCCGCAAGTGGggagaaaagaacaaaaacattccAACACAAGGGAAACATGTTGATTAAATTGCTTGAAAATGCAGCCAACAGGCAAACGACAGTACCACTTACGCGATGTTGTGATAAGCCGGCTTAGGCGACGCTTTGCTCTGTGTGCGCCGATTCGCGTCTTCTCAGTCAATCCTTCGCAGTTCCAGCGAACAACTGCTCCACTGCGCCACTAATAGTGTATACACTGTTCCGGTGTGTCCCCTTCCCTTTCAGAGATGGCTGTCTCGCAGCAGCTGGAGCAGAAGCAGCGGCTCAGCCTGGAGGTGGAGCGAAAGCGCACCCAGTTCGAGTCGATCTGCCGGGAGATCTTCGTGCTGCAGCAACCGCTGCGCTACATCGACGCCGAGCTGCTCGACCGggaggtgctgctgctggcggcggaagtCGAACAGCTGCAGAAGGAGGTGGACACGTgcgacgacgaggaggcgCGGGTGCAGGCTGCGGCCGCAGCCGGCACCTCAATAACGGACGGGCTGACTGCGCTGAGCGTCGAGGGTGGTAAGACAACTTTATCCGCGGGCGGAGAAGATACGCGGCGGAGAAGAGACGCATACCGTTCTGTGAAAGtttacaaatttatttaaaaaaaaccattcttCTTTTGCAGGTTCACCGCTGATGCTTCCTACGTCGGTAGTGTCCGGCCCGGCGGTCATGAATCGCCCGCCGCGACCACCGCGACCACCGCCACCCCGCGCACCGACGCAATCCCCGTCGCGGTCGGGTACGCCCGGCACGCCCCATCTGTCTGCCACCGGGTTCGGCGGcacatcgtcgtcgtcacccGTACCGGCGACcccgtcctcctcctcgtcctccccGTGCTCAACCGGCTCATCGTCGTTCGCGTCGAACGGGGGTGCCgaggccgccgccgccgcgagCCGACTGCAACCGGGCGCACCGGCCGCCGGCCCCAATCAACCCTGGACCTGCAGTCTCTGTACATTCCAAAACCACGAACTAATGCCCGCGTGCGAGGTCTGCTCGCTGCCGAAAGCATCCGGTAGTAGAACATCGGCCGGTGCGGCCACGCTCAGCAATGGCACCGCCAGCCCGCCCGCCTTTCCGGTCGGGACCGATGTGTGCGACGGTGGCGGCGGAGGTCCACGGGTTCACGCCGGTGCGCTAATGCGCCGCCAGCATCTGTCCGTTGATACCGGGgttgcggcggctgctgctgctgctgccgctgctgctgttgtcgtCGGTGCATCGGTTGCGGGACCATCGACTGCACCGCCGTATCCGGGCATTGCCGAAATGGCTCCGCCGTCCTTCGCCTCCCTGACGGGACATGGGATCTCCTCCGCTTCAtctccctcctcctccacctccgtGTCGTTGCCTGCAGTAGCTGGCCAGCAACCACAACCCAtccagcagccacagcagcagcagcagtcagcGCAACAGCAAAACCAGCAGCAACCCAATCCGCCACCGTTGCAGAGCGCCCCGTACCAGAAATCATCCATCGAATGCTAAAAAGCGCCTGCTCAGGAGTGCCAACCGCGCGCAGCCCTACTAACACACAAGCACAGAAATCGCctctatcacacacacacacatacactggcCGCGTGCCACCCCTCATGCAAGAGGAAATGAGCTACCCCACACGCGCAATAAGACAACAGCGCGGCCCCTTTGCATGAGCGTTTTTGCCAAACTGCTGGTGCGCCTGAAACGTTTACCCATGGGTGTGTCACGGtagggcgtgtgtgtgtgtgtgtgtttgtatattGCATGCAGTTTTTATaagagaatgtgtgtgtgtgtgcgtgcgcgattttgttgtttgcgagTGCAGTTCACCTAACTCAAGTGCGATACACATCCGGTGTTGCTGATAACTGATTTCCTTACTTCCCCTCAAGTGGATTGTGCCAGCAGGTTCACACCAAAAACAGcattgattgttgttgtgataaactacaagcaaaacaaaaaaaacccgataCCTGAAAGGGCGATAGTGTGGCGATAGAGTTAGTCGACATTTAATTAGcgtaaattaaacattaatcaGGGCTGTCCAGGCTATCACTAAATTGTGTACGTAACGATGGCCGCATTTCAGGGAGCAAACGAGTAATGCATGAGTGATGTTAGGCTTGTTAGTGTTAGAGGACACAGTTTTAGAACGATCTTACCATTACCGCAATCATTGCCGGTAACGCTAATATTGCTAATATATTTAAACGCCAGCATCACTATTCCAATCGGAACCACTACTCCTCTCGAGCGCGGCGTGAGTTGCGAGTTCGACTTTGCGGACAGCGCGTGGTGTGCGGCGCCGGCTTAAGCCCAAAGCACCGGCGCACCACGGTGGGGAGCAGGGAGCAAGATCGTTtgtacatcatcatcaacgagCAACGAACAGGGGAAGCATCACACGCACGGTACCGCCTTCTTTCACGTTTTGTTCGCCCCCAAAGGTGCGTTATCATGGCGCGTTTACGATTAAAAATAGATTATCACACAGCCACAGTGTCGCGCAGCGCGTACGCGTACCGGTTTAGCTGAACGTGCAATGCCgcgcagaaagagagagagagagatcgccGACAGGCGATGATGGGCTGTGACGTGATTTGTACCCGGTGGTACACGGGTATGTTTGCCGTTTTAGACGCCATCAAACGGGCGTATCGAATGCATTTTGTCCCCCCCAACTTGCATCCACTTGTCAGGCCGGTGTCTGGCGGTGTCTGGCGCTTTGATGCTTGCAGCACACATCGAATGCGTAAAAGGGCACCGGCTACGGCTTGTGTTAGAAGTTTCGATCTCGTTTTCCTCCCCCGTCCCGGTCACACGCCATTGTGTCATGGTGGCGTTGTTAGtgtcctttttgttgttgttgtttgttctgCCAAAGCGAAATTCGCGATGCCGTAGCAACCCGCGGGCAAGGCGACCCATTGGTGTCGGTGATAGATGCATGAAATGGGGGGAAAACACAGTAGGAACACCTACAAAGAACAGATTTTTGTAGGTAGATTTCTTACACGtttccccaccccccccccccccctctctctggcCGTTCAGTGTAATAGCTAATTTGGATAGCCAACCTTtcctaaacacacacacacattatgcTTTCTGGTCAATCAATCCATTCCCGGGCGCAGCAATTTCTGCCGTGCCGATCTTATCGTAGTTTTTAAATATGTATGATAACTACTTATTATGTTGATGTTAAATAGAAATGGAATGTATAACTACGAAACGTTTCATCGATCGATTAAACGTCcgaaaagggagagaaaaaacagtCATTTTAATGTCGCTTTCAATGGTTTCTAACTTGCGTTTGATAATTAATACATAATTgatttcaaaatttatttttttgctttgattttttgctacttttttcatttgtttaattccaattgaaatttaaagtaAACACAAAGTGTGCTAAGAATAATTATATTTGCTTGATTAAGTTTAACCTAATCGTGTGCGTGGTGTCAattgaagtattttttaaaatgtgtttcgtGTGAGCGCTCATGCTTTTGCAGTCATGCCATTGAACGCCATTCAAACTGTAGCAGCTTTTCCTATTCTTGCACCATTTTTAAtcattgtttttcttccattttaatTCTGTCCTTCTGCCGGTTCCAGTCGTAGCATCGGGTCAGGACATACTGATCTATCTGTCGCCGGGACAGAATAGTAGGTTAAAGCGAGCTCTTTATCTTCCCTGTCCCGCCTGGAGGGATGGGCCCAGCTGTGTACGTGTTCACTAACACTGGTTTCCCCTTGCTTTCAGAGATTATTCATTCGTGGATCGTATCGTAGTTACCGTCAGCAAGGCTTCCGGTTCCACCGCCGTGCGTCGTGCGTCGACCGGAAATGGAGAGAAAtagacaataaaaaaaacccaaaccgaaacacacacatacaaacgctTATAAAATACCAGAAACCAGCCAGCCGCCACAGGAGGAGGGATTAAATCGTCGCCTCGTTTGCCATcacgcccgtgtgtgtgtctgtgtgtgtgtgtgccttaaAGCCAGACTGAAAAAACTCGAACCTCAACAGGGGGAAGAGTATTGCTTGCGCGCCTGCAATGTTTGTAcagaaacagcacacacaggGCGTGgtgcaaagaagaaaaagaaaaggaagataaaaaaaagaaataccaATGTGCGAAACACACTGTGAACACTGTATCGTGTTTAGTAAAGGCTACAAACTTATTAAGagagaagaacaagaagaagagacCGATAAGGAATTGTGTGCAAATGGAAAGAACGAACaatgaaagaaggaaagaaagaagctaCGCGCCTAGGGAATGTTAGCTTTTGCGACTTA
Coding sequences within:
- the LOC120899541 gene encoding mucin-5AC isoform X1: MATNPFKQAPAVPSTTQSSNTPHSYDEPDTPPYCTYASAATPTTGSGGTTSATDSSSSSNSILKQRATCACSNISIMQLFHEMKQKYPTVPDTVVSELVTQNCHDRPACIGKLEEAVLGTPAQTTYPAQSIHSGSLKRRERKLGGGNGRSDGSYSSSNSSSNSSRESSVDSSRLQGTACPATSPQQQQQYQQGASMAGNHTGYSDSRFIVENRSAAAGGGGGGSPANRPTTLAVRPPAGGYYGGGGPRTTPPPPMRPNRTAPPCPQPSGHSNGSLTTSTITTTASSSAELGETVNLQVNVTVSPKAGPGPVMIGGQQRHTSTISLQPEPPYSRELAQVSSTFSGGGGAAAPTAIAGTPGGPARGGSNGGPAAANGNGGRSSTSVNLTLRQPTDGRPRTPIHIHASPLKYTAKNFNAQSGIQSKLEVTFRDGFGSFSAMRAQVPGYEQQMSNSSSSSSPQRLQPEREASDVSLPDGHSGWYHQSPAASSSRVPLPYMLSGFPPPLCSSSPLPNVSAAHQLQTGRGAMAASLYGDVGRLENDGLSKEMRYQNFVVAEMAVSQQLEQKQRLSLEVERKRTQFESICREIFVLQQPLRYIDAELLDREVLLLAAEVEQLQKEVDTCDDEEARVQAAAAAGTSITDGLTALSVEGGSPLMLPTSVVSGPAVMNRPPRPPRPPPPRAPTQSPSRSGTPGTPHLSATGFGGTSSSSPVPATPSSSSSSPCSTGSSSFASNGGAEAAAAASRLQPGAPAAGPNQPWTCSLCTFQNHELMPACEVCSLPKASGSRTSAGAATLSNGTASPPAFPVGTDVCDGGGGGPRVHAGALMRRQHLSVDTGVAAAAAAAAAAAVVVGASVAGPSTAPPYPGIAEMAPPSFASLTGHGISSASSPSSSTSVSLPAVAGQQPQPIQQPQQQQQSAQQQNQQQPNPPPLQSAPYQKSSIEC
- the LOC120899541 gene encoding uncharacterized protein LOC120899541 isoform X2, giving the protein MATNPFKQAPAVPSTTQSSNTPHSYDEPDTPPYCTYASAATPTTGSGGTTSATDSSSSSNSILKQRATCACSNISIMQLFHEMKQKYPTVPDTVVSELVTQNCHDRPACIGKLEEAVLGTPAQTTYPAQSIHSGSLKRRERKLGGGNGRSDGSYSSSNSSSNSSRESSVDSSRLQGTACPATSPQQQQQYQQGASMAGNHTGYSDSRFIVENRSAAAGGGGGGSPANRPTTLAVRPPAGGYYGGGGPRTTPPPPMRPNRTAPPCPQPSGHSNGSLTTSTITTTASSSAELGETVNLQVNVTVSPKAGPGPVMIGGQQRHTSTISLQPEPPYSRELAQVSSTFSGGGGAAAPTAIAGTPGGPARGGSNGGPAAANGNGGRSSTSVNLTLRQPTDGRPRTPIHIHASPLKYTAKNFNAQSGIQSKLEVTFRDGFGSFSAMRAQVPGYEQQMSNSSSSSSPQRLQPEREASDVSLPDGHSGWYHQSPAASSSRVPLPYMLSGFPPPLCSSSPLPNVSAAHQLQTGRGAMAASLYGDVGRLENDGLSKEMRYQNFVVAEMAVSQQLEQKQRLSLEVERKRTQFESICREIFVLQQPLRYIDAELLDREVLLLAAEVEQLQKEVDTCDDEEARVQAAAAAGTSITDGLTALSVEGGSPLMLPTSVVSGPAVMNRPPRPPRPPPPRAPTQSPSRSGTPGTPHLSATGFGGTSSSSPVPATPSSSSSSPCSTGSSSFASNGGAEAAAAASRLQPGAPAAGPNQPWTCSLCTFQNHELMPACEVCSLPKASVVASGQDILIYLSPGQNSRDYSFVDRIVVTVSKASGSTAVRRASTGNGEK
- the LOC120899541 gene encoding uncharacterized protein LOC120899541 isoform X3, encoding MATNPFKQAPAVPSTTQSSNTPHSYDEPDTPPYCTYASAATPTTGSGGTTSATDSSSSSNSILKQRATCACSNISIMQLFHEMKQKYPTVPDTVVSELVTQNCHDRPACIGKLEEAVLGTPAQTTYPAQSIHSGSLKRRERKLGGGNGRSDGSYSSSNSSSNSSRESSVDSSRLQGTACPATSPQQQQQYQQGASMAGNHTGYSDSRFIVENRSAAAGGGGGGSPANRPTTLAVRPPAGGYYGGGGPRTTPPPPMRPNRTAPPCPQPSGHSNGSLTTSTITTTASSSAELGETVNLQVNVTVSPKAGPGPVMIGGQQRHTSTISLQPEPPYSRELAQVSSTFSGGGGAAAPTAIAGTPGGPARGGSNGGPAAANGNGGRSSTSVNLTLRQPTDGRPRTPIHIHASPLKYTAKNFNAQSGIQSKLEVTFRDGFGSFSAMRAQVPGYEQQMSNSSSSSSPQRLQPEREASDVSLPDGHSGWYHQSPAASSSRVPLPYMLSGFPPPLCSSSPLPNVSAAHQLQTGRGAMAASLYGDVGRLENDGLSKEMRYQNFVVAEMAVSQQLEQKQRLSLEVERKRTQFESICREIFVLQQPLRYIDAELLDREVLLLAAEVEQLQKEVDTCDDEEARVQAAAAAGTSITDGLTALSVEGGSPLMLPTSVVSGPAVMNRPPRPPRPPPPRAPTQSPSRSGTPGTPHLSATGFGGTSSSSPVPATPSSSSSSPCSTGSSSFASNGGAEAAAAASRLQPGAPAAGPNQPWTCSLCTFQNHELMPACEVCSLPKASVVASGQDILIYLSPGQNKIIHSWIVS